The following DNA comes from Peromyscus leucopus breed LL Stock chromosome 2, UCI_PerLeu_2.1, whole genome shotgun sequence.
GATCTCAGTAGAAATGGACTGAGCTTTAGAGGTTGCTGTTCTTATGATGATTTTGGAACAAACATCCTGAAACACTTAAACCTCAGCTTCAATGGTATCATCAGTATGAGTGCAAACTTCATGGGTTTAGAACAGCTGGAATACCTGGATTTTCAGCATTCCACTTTAAAGAAGGCCACAGAATTCCCAGTGTTTTTATCTCTTGAAAAATTGCTTTATCTTGATATCTCTCATACTAGCACCAACATTGACTTCAATGGCATGTTTTATGGCTTGACCAGTCTCAACACCTTAAAAATGTCTGGCAATTCTTTCAAAGACAACACTCTTTCAAATGTCTTCACAAATATGACAAACTTGACATCCCTGGATATTTCTAAATGCCAACTACAACAGGTATCTTGGGGGGTGTTTGACACACTCCATAGACTTCAGTTACTAAATATGAGTCACAACAAACTACTGATTTTGGATCCATTCCATTATAAACAGCTGCACTCCCTCAACACTCTTGATTGCAGTTTCAATCACATAGAGACTGTCAAAGGAATACTGCAACATTTTCCAAAGAATCTAACCATCTTCAATCTTTCTAATAATTCTTTTGCTTGTACATGTGAACATCAGAACTTCCTGCAGTGGGTCAAGGACCAGAGGCTGTTCTTAGTGAACACTAAACAAATGGCATGTGCAACACCTGTGGAAATGAAGGACTCCTTGGTGTTGGATTTTAGGAATGCCACCTGTTATATGCACAGGACCATCATCAGTGTGTCGGTGATCAGTGTGCTTGTGGTATCCACTATAGCATTTCTGGTTTACAAATTCTATTTTCACCTGACACTTATTGCTGGCTGTAAAAAGTACAGCAGAGGTGAAAGCACCTATGATGCCTTTGTCATCTACTCCAGCCAGGATGAGGACTGGGTGAGAAATGAGTTGGTAAAGAATTTAGAAGAAGGGGTGCCCCCCTTTCGGCTCTGCCTACACTACAGAGACTTTATTCCTGGTGTAGCCATCGCTGCCAACATCATCCAGGAAGGCTTCCACAAGAGCCGAAAGGTAATTGTGGTGGTGTCTAGACACTTTATCCAGAGTCGCTGGTGTATCTTTGAATATGAGATTGCTCAGACATGGCAGTTTCTGAGCAGCCACTCTGGCATCATTTTCATTGTCCTGGAGAAGGTGGAGAAGTCGCTGCTGAGGCAACAGGTGGAGCTGTATCGCCTTCTCAGCAGGAACACCTACCTAGAGTGGGAGGACAATGCTCTGGGGAGGCACATCTTCTGGAGAAGGCTTAAAAAAGCTCTGTTGGGTGGGAGAGCCTGGAATCCGGAGGAAAcagcagaggaagaaaacaaTCAACAAGAAGCAACAACTTCCACCTGAGGAGGATAAAACTCTGGGTCCAACACTTCTGTTTACAAGTATTAAATGTTACAGCTCATCAGGGGTTCTGCTGTAGGCAAGGATCCCATGGTACACAAGGTACCAAAAGTCTGGTAACCTCATGGAACTTACAGAGCAGAAAGACATAATACTGTGGATCAAACTCCATACCTTCCAGGTGTGGAAGTTTAACGAACTCTGGCAAAGAATCATAATCAAGAATCTCAACTCCTATCGTATCAAACTGAAGAAGAGGCTAAGCCCCATTGAGAGTAGGAAAAGGAGCATTAGTCTTCCCTTGACCTTTTGAatacaaaatatatcatatactGTGTTTCAACTACCTTAAGTGAGTTTTGGTAGTTTCAACTGAACAAAATGTTTGCTTACTTTCCTGTTTTTCTACTAAATACAATTAAATTTCACTGGTTCTCTTTGAGTGCCTCTGATTCAAAGTTCATCTTCCgttttgtgacttttcttgtATATCTAATTCTTCAGGAAACCTGATTAATACATACTCACAGACATCCTGGCCAATATTTAGTATgttgtatttattaaataaaaattcctaatatactttcatttttatgaatttaGTTATCATTTTTCATGCCTTGTCTGTATACTCATATCATAAATAAGACTGTTAGAGATATGCAAGAAACGCTCATATTTAACAACAAATTTTCAAGCAAGTGTGTATAATATACTCTGTAACTTTGTCATTGAGTGTCATTCTTAAATTATTACCTACTAAGTTATGGATGTCAGAGgcaatgttaaaaataatttggttGATAGGGTATTTTTAAtcgggggtgggagggagaaagcagagaggcatACAGGAACAGAAATCAGATAACTTGATCATTTCTTGTTGATAATTTCAGAACCATAGCTGCGTTGAAATACAAGATTTGCTGCAATTAATGTTCCTTTTCAGGAAGGACACTGTTTGATAGGCTGGGAGAGCCCTTCAGGGAGTTGTGGAGATCTGAAGTCTTTTCCCTTCATCCTTTCCACTGTTGGACATGCTTTGTGAGATGAAGGAATATTGGGAGTACACCATTGCTGCTTCTCGTTAGGTATTGCCTTCTGATGACATTTAGGGAAGTAAGAttttatcattaagaaaacagGACAATCAAGGGGCTTCTTagaaaagtgtattttttttttctactctctcATAATGGCACATTCCAAGAAAGGACAGTGAAGACATTCTTAGGGAACTGcaacattcaaaccacaatgaaCTTTTAGTTTATTCCAGTCAGCATGaccact
Coding sequences within:
- the Tlr4 gene encoding toll-like receptor 4 isoform X1 — encoded protein: MIPPFCLAGTLMMALFLSCLRPESLDPCVEMLLTFPVLDLESISISPEPGEVDPNITYQCMDQNLNKIPDNIPSSVKNLDLSFNPLKTLGSHSFSNFPELQLLDLSRCEIETIEDDAYQGLQLLSTLILTGNPIQTLSQGSFSGLENLQNLVAVEIKLASLEILPIGHLITLKKLNVAHNFIHSSKLPEYFSNLTNLEHLDLSNNYIQTISHKDLQVLLENPPHNLSLELSLNPIDFIQPRAFQGIRLHELTLRSNFNSTNVMKTCLQNLDGLQVHRLILGEFKNERNVESFDPSVMEGLCNVVIHEFRLIYANEFSGDITDFNCLANVSAVSLSNVYLEHLEEIPKYFKWENLTVIRCELQQFPPLKHPFLKHLTFTTNKGTTSFKDMNLPNLTYLDLSRNGLSFRGCCSYDDFGTNILKHLNLSFNGIISMSANFMGLEQLEYLDFQHSTLKKATEFPVFLSLEKLLYLDISHTSTNIDFNGMFYGLTSLNTLKMSGNSFKDNTLSNVFTNMTNLTSLDISKCQLQQVSWGVFDTLHRLQLLNMSHNKLLILDPFHYKQLHSLNTLDCSFNHIETVKGILQHFPKNLTIFNLSNNSFACTCEHQNFLQWVKDQRLFLVNTKQMACATPVEMKDSLVLDFRNATCYMHRTIISVSVISVLVVSTIAFLVYKFYFHLTLIAGCKKYSRGESTYDAFVIYSSQDEDWVRNELVKNLEEGVPPFRLCLHYRDFIPGVAIAANIIQEGFHKSRKVIVVVSRHFIQSRWCIFEYEIAQTWQFLSSHSGIIFIVLEKVEKSLLRQQVELYRLLSRNTYLEWEDNALGRHIFWRRLKKALLGGRAWNPEETAEEENNQQEATTST
- the Tlr4 gene encoding toll-like receptor 4 isoform X2 — translated: MIPPFCLAGTLMMALFLSCLRPESLDPCVEVDPNITYQCMDQNLNKIPDNIPSSVKNLDLSFNPLKTLGSHSFSNFPELQLLDLSRCEIETIEDDAYQGLQLLSTLILTGNPIQTLSQGSFSGLENLQNLVAVEIKLASLEILPIGHLITLKKLNVAHNFIHSSKLPEYFSNLTNLEHLDLSNNYIQTISHKDLQVLLENPPHNLSLELSLNPIDFIQPRAFQGIRLHELTLRSNFNSTNVMKTCLQNLDGLQVHRLILGEFKNERNVESFDPSVMEGLCNVVIHEFRLIYANEFSGDITDFNCLANVSAVSLSNVYLEHLEEIPKYFKWENLTVIRCELQQFPPLKHPFLKHLTFTTNKGTTSFKDMNLPNLTYLDLSRNGLSFRGCCSYDDFGTNILKHLNLSFNGIISMSANFMGLEQLEYLDFQHSTLKKATEFPVFLSLEKLLYLDISHTSTNIDFNGMFYGLTSLNTLKMSGNSFKDNTLSNVFTNMTNLTSLDISKCQLQQVSWGVFDTLHRLQLLNMSHNKLLILDPFHYKQLHSLNTLDCSFNHIETVKGILQHFPKNLTIFNLSNNSFACTCEHQNFLQWVKDQRLFLVNTKQMACATPVEMKDSLVLDFRNATCYMHRTIISVSVISVLVVSTIAFLVYKFYFHLTLIAGCKKYSRGESTYDAFVIYSSQDEDWVRNELVKNLEEGVPPFRLCLHYRDFIPGVAIAANIIQEGFHKSRKVIVVVSRHFIQSRWCIFEYEIAQTWQFLSSHSGIIFIVLEKVEKSLLRQQVELYRLLSRNTYLEWEDNALGRHIFWRRLKKALLGGRAWNPEETAEEENNQQEATTST